In the genome of Calothrix sp. PCC 6303, the window GCTACCGTTGCCATTCGTTTGGCATTGGCTTTTTCTCCTTTGGTTAAACGCTTATCTAACTTCTTGCTGGAAGCTTGCGCTCGTTTTTGGGTTTGGGGACGTAAATCCTCTGTACGCACCGCCACTTCGACACTGGGCACAGCCCGTGTCGAGTGGCTCACAATCACACCTTTCCCATCTGCACTGATTACAACAATTTCTCCTATTTCCTCAACTTGTACCGCTTCTGCCTGTTGATATGTGTAGAAATCATCAAAATCGACAGCGCTCTGGTACGCTAGTTCTTCTGCTTGCCGTTTACCAATTTTGGCTGCTGTTGTTTTTTCGATAATATCCACTGTTTCCCTAAATCCTGAACGAGCTACTTCCACTGCTACTCGTTGTCTTAATCCGTGAGAATATTGTTCTGCTGGTAGGTTTAGCTCTGCATCTAATGGAAATAGGGTGTTTATCTTTCTACCTCCGTAACCGATTCGGTTTGCGATTACTGTGCCAAATATTGTTGTTAATTTCCTTGACAATTTTTTCTTGTGCGTTCGCTTGGCTTGGTCTTTTCCTACCCACTCAGAATCCGTTTCGTCTTGGCTACGCTTATCAAAGTATCCTTGTAACAGCCTTCTAAGTAGTTCATATCCATTATCAAGCAACTTACTTTCTATTTCTCCATGCTCCAACCCACAAATACTATCTGAGTCCAGCCAACCAACTATTTCTTCAAATAGTTCTCGTGCTTCTTCCCAAAACATCCCTGGATTTGATCTAGATGCTTGCATACGTCCGTACTTATTCCCGTTTTTATCTTTTGACAAGCAAGGATGCATCTGTTTCATTTTTGCACTGAAACATTACTCTGGTTGACTTGTCTCCTATTACTCTTATACCATACCTTGTACTACTAAAAGAGTCGCACCCAATTGATTTTGGAAGTATACTAGTAAGCTAGGTAGGAACTTATATATTCAACAGTAAATATTTTTTCCAGGTAGTTAATTGAACGGTGTGCGACAACTTGCAGAAATGTATTCTATGTTGCTATTTATACCTAATTTTACGGAAAATAAATCATCAAAACACAGTATCTTCATACAATAAGCGAGATACCACATATACAATTTTTACAGTCAGCTAGATAAATAGTCTCTGAATCCAGATAAGTATTATATATGTGCAGAAAATGAGCTAATTACTTTATTTTCAAGCATTTTTTCTGTGAAGCTTTCAGGTAGTGCACAATTTTTTTTCAATTTCAATGTGTATTTAATCACTAATATCCACAAATAGCTCGTATTTTAAACAACTAAGTATGCAAACAGCGATTTGTACTTTGTATGAAGGTGATTATCACTACGGAGTTGGAGTTTTAACTAACTCACTCTATAATCACGGCTTTCGTGGAAATGTTTGGGTAGGATATCGAGGAGATTTACCATTTTGGGCACAGTCTGCAAGGAAATGCGAAGGACTTAAGTCGCTTCAATATCATCAACAAACCGTAGCGGATGGCTGCACAATAAAATGGGTTCAATTGGATACCCCTAAGCATTTAACGAACCACAAACCAGATTTTATGTGGGACGTAATGGAACACTACGACCCCGAAATCGAGGCAGTATATTATTTTGATCCGGATATTGTGAATAAATGTGATTGGGATTTCTATGAATATTGGGTCACATGTGGTGTTGCAGTTTGCTGCGATAGTTGGACTATTGTGCCAGCTAATCAACCTCGACGTATAGCGTGGAAACAATTTGCTGAAAATAATGGATTTAGCAATATTCGTGATTTAGATCATCATTATAATGGCGGTTTTATCGGTGTTCATCGGGAGCATAAATTAGTTCTTTTGATGTGGAGAAAACTGCTAGAAATTGCATCTGAAACTGGATATCTTGATCTGCAAAGACCCTATTCCCTCAAACACACAAATACATATCCATATTTTCCTAACGATCAATGTGCTATGAATTTGGCATTAATGATTAGTTCTTGTCCTTTAAGTACAGTTGGTCCTGAAGGAATGGATTTTATTCCAGGAGGGATTACAATGTCCCATGCAACGGTTCCCAGTATCAAACCCTGGCGGAAAAAGTTAATTATTGAGGCTTTAAAAGCAGACCCACCAACAATTACAGATAAGGTTTATTGGCAACATAGTCAAAGCCCTATTCAGTTGTATTCCGGCACAACTTATAAATGGAACCAATTTGCATTACGCGTTGGTTCAGCGATTGGTCGTTTTATACGTCGTGCATAAATTTAATTGTTTAAGTGACTACTAGTAAACAGTAACTAAATCATCATAGAAAGGGCGATAGAATTCCGCCCTTTTTATTTGATAGATAGATTGATTATTTACAGTAAAACTATTAACTCATCATACTATTGAAAAAATGAATTGTTTCTTTCAATGCTTTAATAAAAACATCGATTTCTGCATGGGTATTGTAGAAAGCTAAACTTGCCCTTGCTGTACCGGAAAGGTTTAAGTAACGGTGTAATGGTTGGGTGCAATGATGTCCAGAACGAATTGCAACACCTTCTTGATCTAATAATGCAGATAAATCGTTAGCGTGGATATTTTCGACAGTGAAAGATGCTAGTGCTGCACGTCCAAAACCGTTAGCTTTAGGTTTGGTTCCGTATGTGGCAATACCAGGAATTGCTTCTAACTCTTGGAATAAGTGTGCAGTTAATTCGGCTTCGTAGGCATGAATTTGATCCATACCGATTTTATTAAGATAATCGATGGCAGCGCCGAGTGCGATCGCTTCTCCAATCGCGGGGGTTCCGGCTTCAAATTTATGTGGTAATTCTGCGTAGGTGGAATGTTCTAAATATACTTCTGCGATCATTTCCCCACCACCCATAAATGGGGGCATGGATTCGAGGATTTCTAGTTTGCCGTAAAGGAATCCGATGCCAGTTGGCGCACACATTTTATGTCCGGATGCCACTAGCCAATCACAGTCTATTTGTTGCACATTAATGGGCATGTGGGGAACGCTTTGGCAAGCATCAATTAATACTTTGGCGTTGTGTTTGTGGGCGATTTGACAAATTTCTGCCACCGGGTTGATGCAACCGAGGGTGTTGGAAACATGGACAATTGAGACTAATTTGGTTTTGCTGGAAATTAAGGATTTAAAATGTTCTAAATCAAAGCCTTCTTCGGGTGTTAATTCCACATGTTTGAGTACCGCACCCGTTTTTTGGGCAACAAATTGCCAGGGTACTAAGTTGCTGTGGTGTTCCATTACCGAAAGAATAATTTCATCTCCAGGTTGGAGATTATTCATTCCCCAGCTATATGCTACCAAGTTGATGGCTTCGGAGGCGTTGCGGGTGTAAACAATTTCGTTGCGGGATGCTGCGTTGATGAAGGCAGCAATTTTATCTCTTGCACCTTCGTATGCATCGGTGGCTTTACTGCTGAGGGTATGTGCGCCACGGTGAACATTGGAGTTATATTTTTCATAATAATCACGCCATGCATCCAGAACAAATTTGGGTTTTTGGGATGTGGCAGCGCTATCAAGGTAAATTAGGGGCTTGTTGTTAACTTCTTGCTGGAGAATGGGAAAGTCGTTGCGGACTTTTTGGGCAATGCTTTGTTGTTGGGTAATAGTCATAATCAGTAAACAGTAGGTAGTAGGTACTAGGCAGTAGTTACTTATAAGGTAAGCTTTTCAAGCCTGAAACCCCTCAGAGACGAGACATGTCGCATCTCTGTTTATTTGCATTTTATTTATACTAATAACAGTTAAAACTTCGACTTTTCAAATGCCTAGAGTGGTTTTAGCAGTTAACAGTTAGTTAACTGCTAACGGCTAATAGCTAACTGCTTTAAAATTGTTTGACTATTGCAAATAAATTGTCGCGCAATGATGCAACGGGGATATGGTTGATAATTTCCGTGGCAAAGGCATTAATTAACAACTTGCGGGAAGCATGTTCATCAATACCTCGACTTTGCAAATAGAAAATTTCATCATCTTCCAATTGGCTAACTGTGGCACCGTGGGCGCATTTTACATTGTCAGCGGTGATTTCTAGTTGGGGTTTGGTGTCAACTCTGGCTTTGGGGGAAAGGAGTAAATTCCGGTTTAATTGGGATGCGTTGGTTTCTTGGGCTAATTTAGGGACAAAAACCTTACCGTTAAATATGGCATGTGCCTTATCAGCGACAATATTTTTCTGTAACTGATTGCTGATACCATGGGGATGATTGAGTGCGATCGCGCTATGCATATCTGCCACTTGTTCACCCTTTACCATTACTAAACCGTTGAGGGTGGTTTCGGTTTGTTCGCCTGTTTGGAGAATTTCGAGGTTGTGTCGTGAGACTTTGCCGCCGAATGCGATCGCGTTACAGGTATAACGGCTATATTTAGCTTGGGTAACTGCTGTTTTGCCGATATGGAATGTGGCTAAATTGTCTTTTTGAATTCTGCTGTGGTTCACACTGGCATTTTCACCAACCCAAATTTCTGTAACTGCGTTGACGAAATGTCCATCTTGATTTTCGGTGACAAATTCCTCAACCAAAGTCACTTGAGAACCTGTTTCGGCTACTACTAAACAGCGAGGTTGGGAAATAACTGGATTTTCACCAGTGGTTACATAAATTAGGTGAATTGGAGTTTCCACAGCCACATTTTTCCCAATCCAAATCACTGCTGCATCTAGCATTCCCGCAGTATTTAAAGCTGTAAATACTTCGATTGCCCCTTCTGCTTGAGCAAAATATATTTTAGCCTTTTCTGTATATTCAGCAGGTAGTTGAGATAGGTTTGTGACGGTGATTCCTTCAGGTAAACCAGAAACAGCAGATAATTCGGCTGCGTAGACACCATTTACAAATACCAAACGGCTATTTTCGCATTCCTGTAAAAACGCGATATTGGAAGATGTGATACTGCCAGACGCAACATTGAAATTAACCTGTTTTAACGCCGATAAATCTGTAAACCGCCATTCTTCATCACGGGTAGTCGGTAAAGTTGAATGACGTACCCAATTTGCCGCTTTTTCTTTAACTTCTGGCAACCAATATAGAGACGAATTATTTTTAGTCTCTAATACCTGATTTACCAAACCCTTCAAATATTCATCTCTATCTAACAAAGTTGCCGACAAACTCACCACATTAGAATTGGGAATTGGGCTAGGAGAAACTTGGGAAGCTACTTGTGTTTTCATCACTATACCCCCACAGCTTCCATATTTTGATCTAAAATCCAATCATAACCACGTTCTTCCAATTCCAACGCCAAATCTTTACCACCACACATCAAAATCTGTCCCCGCGCCATCACATGCACATAATCCGGGACAATATAATTCAACAATCTTTGATAATGGGTAATCATAATTGTGGCATTTTGGGGATTTGCCAACTGATTCACCCCACCTGAGACAATTTTTAGCGCGTCAATATCCAAACCTGAATCAGTCTCATCCAAAATTGCGACTTTTGGTTCCAAAAGTGCCATTTGCAGAATCTCATTCCGCTTTTTCTCACCACCCGAAAACCCTTCATTCACACTACGATTCAAAAAAGCCGAATCCATCTTCACCACATCCAGCTTCTCATAAACCAAATCTTCAAAATCGAAAGGTTCTAATTCTTCCAAACCTTCCGCTTTCCGCTTCGAGTTATAAGCAACCCGCAAAAAGTCTAAATTACTGACACCAGGAATTTCCAAGGGGTATTGAAACGCCAAAAATATCCCACTTCTTGCCCTATCTTCAGGTTCGATTTCCAAGAGGTTTTTTCCTTGAAAAATTACCTCTCCACCTGTAACTTGATATGCCGGATGTCCAGCTAAAACCTTAGAAAAAGTGCTTTTACCAGAACCATTTGGTCCCATTATCGCGTGAATCTCACCTGCACGCACTTCTAAATTCAAACCTTTTAAAATTGGAGTTCCATCAACACTCGCTGTCAAGTCCCGTACCGACAGCACAACTTCGCTATTTTCAATAATCATAATCTTTCTATTCTCCCAAGTCTTTGTGATATAGGCATCTTGCCTGCCATTAAATGCAATTTTGAGTAGCTAAATGTAGGTTGGGTGTAGCGTAGCTTGCGCGACGTAAGTCGTTAGCGGAACCCAACATCAATGAGATGATAATGTTGGGTTACATTCCACTCCAACGCTGGTTCCTAAATAAAATACAACTCTTAATTGTGTAGATATTGGTGTTGGGTACTCCGAAACGTAGTAGACAGGTAGTGGCTTCTGTAAGTAGCAAGCTAACGCAAAGCCTCAACCCAACCTACAAAGCTTTTTACTCTGTAGATATTGGTGTTAGCTTACGCAAAACCTCAACGTCAGATGCTTCAACAGGGGGAACCCCCGCAACGCAGGGACTCCCCAACCTACAAAGCTACAAAGCTGTTCACTGATTACCCGACACTACCTTCAAGTTTCAAACTCAATAACTTGTCAGCTTCCACAGCAAACTCCATCGGTAACTGATTAAATACATCCTTACAGAAGCCGCTAATCATCATGGAAATTGCATCTTCTGCTGAAATTCCTCTTTGTCTAAAGAAGAAAAGTTGATCTTCACCTATCTTAGAAGTTGAAGCTTCATGTTCCACCTTTGCAGTTTGATTTTGTACCTGAATGTAGGGGAAAGTATTAGCGGCAGCACTATCACCAATCAACATGGAGTCGCACTGTGAATAGTTTCGCGCCCCTTTAGCTGTAGGATTCACCTTCACCAAACCCCGGTAGCTATTACTGGAGTTACCTGCGGAAATACCCTTAGAAATAATTGTACTGCGGGTATTTTTGCCAACGTGAATCATTTTGGTTCCGGTGTCGGCTTGTTGCATATTGTTAGTTAAAGCAACCGAATAAAATTCCCCGACAGAATTATCACCAACTAAAACACAACTAGGATACTTCCAAGTAATTGCCGAACCTGTTTCCACCTGTGTCCAAGAAATCTTAGAATTTACACCCTGACACAAACCACGTTTTGTCACAAAGTTGTAAATTCCACCTTTACCGTTAACATCACCTGCATACCAGTTTTGGACGGTGGAATACTTGATTTCAGCATCATCCATCGCCACAAGTTCCACCACCGCTGCATGTAACTGGTTGCTATCATACATCGGCGCGGTACAACCTTCCAAATAGGAAACATAGCTACCTTCTTCAGCCACAATTAAGGTACGCTCAAATTGTCCGGTGTCGCCGTTGTTGATGCGGAAATATGTGGAAAGTTCCATTGGGCACTTCACACCCTTGGGAATATACACAAAAGAACCATCACTAAATACAGCGGCATTCAAAGCCGCAAAATAATTGTCAGCAATGGGAACAACACTTCCCAAATACTTCTTAATCAGTTCAGGGTGTTCTTGGAGGGCTTCTGAGAAGGAACAAAAAATCACACCATCTTTAGCTAACTTTTCCTTAAAAGTTGTCGCCACCGAAACACTATCAAAAATGGCATCCACAGCCACATTTGCCAAGCGCTTCTGTTCAGAAAGGGAAATTCCCAACTTTTCAAAGGTTTCCAACAAAGTCGGATCAACCTCATCCAAACTATCTAACTTTTTTTTAGCTTGCTTGGGCGCAGAATAATAGATAATATTTTGATAATCGATGGGTGGATAATTTAAACCCGACCAATCTGGTTCAGTCATCTTCAGCCACTGTCGATACGCCCGCAGACGAAACTCCAGCATAAAGTCCGGCTCATTTTTTTTCGAGGATATGAGGCGAACAATATCTTCACTCAATCCACGGGGTATGGTGTCCGACTCAATGTCGGTGACAAAGCCGTATTTGTAGGGTTGATTGACTAGGGTGTTGACAGTAGCACTCATTACTTGGTTCTCTTTAAGGATTCTTTTTAAGGATGGAAGACGGGCTGTGAGCCGTTTCCGAATATGTTTAATGGAAACTTTTACGGAGTGTTCAAACGGCTGCTAGAATAGATTAAAGCATTAAAACAACATAGCTGTTGTTTAACTTATCTTTATTTTACGCTAAATTAACAACAAGATTGTTGTTAAAGTGAAATTTTCTAATTTAATTTTTGTTTAATTTTTGAAAATACCCAGGACGAAAATGCAAATCACGCAGCAGTCCTCAACGAAGCAGGATATATTAGAGTATCTTTTGAAACATTCACAAGCCTCAGCACTTGAATTGGCAGAGGCTATAAAAGTCAGTCCACAAGCGATTCGTCGCCATTTGAAAGATTTGGAGACGGAAGACTTAATTGTGTATTTTGCTGCCTCGCTAGGGAAGAAAAACCAGAATCATGATGAAGAAGGTTCCGAAGTTCGAGGGATGGGACGACCACAACATATATATAGGTTAAGTCAGCGGGGACGCGATCGCATTCGGCGTGCAAGTGAGGAACAGGGTGATAGCTACGGTAACTTTGCCGTTTCCCTGTTGGATACCATCGCCGAAACAGTGGGACGCGATCAATTTAGTACAATTCTGCAAAAACAGTGGGAACGTAAAGCCCTAGAATATCGGGAACGAGTGGGTGATGGTTCATTGCTACAAAGGTTAGCAATACTTGTAGAGTTACGGAAAGCTGAAGGCTACATGACCGAATGTCATGCAGTAGAGACGCAAGAAACATCTACGCATCCCGGCTTTATCATCGCCGAACACAATTGTGCCATATCTAATGTTGCCGAATCGTTTCCTAGCGTCTGTGGACATGAATTAGAAATGTTCGCTGCAATCTTACCCGATTGTATAGTGGAGCGTACCCACTGGATGATCAACGGCGAACCAAGGTGTGGATATTTAGTGCGATCGCGCTAATTGCTTGTGCAAGAATTATAGATACATTGGAAAAAAGCTCAAAATCTTGGGTGTGTATTTGCTTGTGATTCCGCGTATACACCAGTACATTTCGGTAGAGAACAGAAAATTATACTTTCATCCTTGGTAGTCAAAATATTTTTGCACCGGGACTGACTACTAAACTATAGAGAGTTATTACTTAGATACATATATAAGTTTAGACTTGTTTTTTTTGAACAGAAGGAATCGCCGAAAGCCCTACACCATATAGGTTATAGTTATGATTCGCAGGAAGTAACTGAAACGCTTGCTAGAACTAGATCTCACGGTTTTTTGAACTTATAAAGCAACAGGTCTATTATGGTGACAGTAGAAAAAAATAATGTATAAAATTATCATAAAGTATGTCTGCTTAAAAGCTTTCTAAATAAAAAGTTTCCGTAAATAATGCCACGAAGGAGTTATCTTTTTGGGTATAAAAAATATACTAGCAACCAGCAGTCTAGTTTCAATTTATACCTATATTCTTCCCATGTCACAAGCACAATTAAAGCTATCGAATTTATTACATTATCCTCTCTTGCAAAAAATTATTTACGGGGCAAAAATTCGTCGTCCGAAAACTCCCCATGTAGTAGGAATGAAGTTTTTCCAAGAGCACTCCATTTGGGTTTTAGATGCCAATCGTTGCCCTTGTGATTTGGAATTCATCGACTATCTGCGGGAATTTAATATTCAAGGTAAAAGTATTTTTCATTTTGGCACTGGTAATCATCATATTATTGGCTTAGAAAACCAACAAAACGGTTTAAACAATGAAATTATGGGGATTACCGCAGCTGCACCGGAACATTCCTCCTATGTGCGTTTTGTAGTG includes:
- a CDS encoding ISKra4-like element ISCasp2 family transposase, with the protein product MKQMHPCLSKDKNGNKYGRMQASRSNPGMFWEEARELFEEIVGWLDSDSICGLEHGEIESKLLDNGYELLRRLLQGYFDKRSQDETDSEWVGKDQAKRTHKKKLSRKLTTIFGTVIANRIGYGGRKINTLFPLDAELNLPAEQYSHGLRQRVAVEVARSGFRETVDIIEKTTAAKIGKRQAEELAYQSAVDFDDFYTYQQAEAVQVEEIGEIVVISADGKGVIVSHSTRAVPSVEVAVRTEDLRPQTQKRAQASSKKLDKRLTKGEKANAKRMATVASVYTINPFVRTVEQIVNPSDEDKKIKRPKPIGKRVWASVAKEPEVVIKEAFDEALHRDPDRQKRFCALVDGNKQQLSLMKKFTKKHHLELTIVLDIIHVIEYLWKAAFVFYSSTDKQAEAWVTKRLKSILEGKSSDVASGMRTSATKRKLTPQERKPVDNCARYLLNNREYLKYHDYLKAGLPIATGVIEGACRHLIKDRMDITGARWSLAGAEAVLRLRSLYISGDWHKYWRFHLHQEHKRNHLALYQGAIPLMKRVAKARCPITPSPLPIPV
- a CDS encoding cysteine desulfurase, with product MTITQQQSIAQKVRNDFPILQQEVNNKPLIYLDSAATSQKPKFVLDAWRDYYEKYNSNVHRGAHTLSSKATDAYEGARDKIAAFINAASRNEIVYTRNASEAINLVAYSWGMNNLQPGDEIILSVMEHHSNLVPWQFVAQKTGAVLKHVELTPEEGFDLEHFKSLISSKTKLVSIVHVSNTLGCINPVAEICQIAHKHNAKVLIDACQSVPHMPINVQQIDCDWLVASGHKMCAPTGIGFLYGKLEILESMPPFMGGGEMIAEVYLEHSTYAELPHKFEAGTPAIGEAIALGAAIDYLNKIGMDQIHAYEAELTAHLFQELEAIPGIATYGTKPKANGFGRAALASFTVENIHANDLSALLDQEGVAIRSGHHCTQPLHRYLNLSGTARASLAFYNTHAEIDVFIKALKETIHFFNSMMS
- the sufD gene encoding Fe-S cluster assembly protein SufD, whose protein sequence is MKTQVASQVSPSPIPNSNVVSLSATLLDRDEYLKGLVNQVLETKNNSSLYWLPEVKEKAANWVRHSTLPTTRDEEWRFTDLSALKQVNFNVASGSITSSNIAFLQECENSRLVFVNGVYAAELSAVSGLPEGITVTNLSQLPAEYTEKAKIYFAQAEGAIEVFTALNTAGMLDAAVIWIGKNVAVETPIHLIYVTTGENPVISQPRCLVVAETGSQVTLVEEFVTENQDGHFVNAVTEIWVGENASVNHSRIQKDNLATFHIGKTAVTQAKYSRYTCNAIAFGGKVSRHNLEILQTGEQTETTLNGLVMVKGEQVADMHSAIALNHPHGISNQLQKNIVADKAHAIFNGKVFVPKLAQETNASQLNRNLLLSPKARVDTKPQLEITADNVKCAHGATVSQLEDDEIFYLQSRGIDEHASRKLLINAFATEIINHIPVASLRDNLFAIVKQF
- the sufC gene encoding Fe-S cluster assembly ATPase SufC; its protein translation is MIIENSEVVLSVRDLTASVDGTPILKGLNLEVRAGEIHAIMGPNGSGKSTFSKVLAGHPAYQVTGGEVIFQGKNLLEIEPEDRARSGIFLAFQYPLEIPGVSNLDFLRVAYNSKRKAEGLEELEPFDFEDLVYEKLDVVKMDSAFLNRSVNEGFSGGEKKRNEILQMALLEPKVAILDETDSGLDIDALKIVSGGVNQLANPQNATIMITHYQRLLNYIVPDYVHVMARGQILMCGGKDLALELEERGYDWILDQNMEAVGV
- the sufB gene encoding Fe-S cluster assembly protein SufB; translation: MSATVNTLVNQPYKYGFVTDIESDTIPRGLSEDIVRLISSKKNEPDFMLEFRLRAYRQWLKMTEPDWSGLNYPPIDYQNIIYYSAPKQAKKKLDSLDEVDPTLLETFEKLGISLSEQKRLANVAVDAIFDSVSVATTFKEKLAKDGVIFCSFSEALQEHPELIKKYLGSVVPIADNYFAALNAAVFSDGSFVYIPKGVKCPMELSTYFRINNGDTGQFERTLIVAEEGSYVSYLEGCTAPMYDSNQLHAAVVELVAMDDAEIKYSTVQNWYAGDVNGKGGIYNFVTKRGLCQGVNSKISWTQVETGSAITWKYPSCVLVGDNSVGEFYSVALTNNMQQADTGTKMIHVGKNTRSTIISKGISAGNSSNSYRGLVKVNPTAKGARNYSQCDSMLIGDSAAANTFPYIQVQNQTAKVEHEASTSKIGEDQLFFFRQRGISAEDAISMMISGFCKDVFNQLPMEFAVEADKLLSLKLEGSVG
- the sufR gene encoding iron-sulfur cluster biosynthesis transcriptional regulator SufR, producing the protein MQITQQSSTKQDILEYLLKHSQASALELAEAIKVSPQAIRRHLKDLETEDLIVYFAASLGKKNQNHDEEGSEVRGMGRPQHIYRLSQRGRDRIRRASEEQGDSYGNFAVSLLDTIAETVGRDQFSTILQKQWERKALEYRERVGDGSLLQRLAILVELRKAEGYMTECHAVETQETSTHPGFIIAEHNCAISNVAESFPSVCGHELEMFAAILPDCIVERTHWMINGEPRCGYLVRSR